TCGATGCCCACCGAGAGGCGCAGCGTGCCCTCGTTGATGCCCATTCGCGCGCGTTCCTCCGGGGCGACGCGCCGGTGCGACGAGATCGCCGGGTACAGCACCTCGCTGAACAGGTCG
The window above is part of the Candidatus Limnocylindria bacterium genome. Proteins encoded here:
- a CDS encoding PLP-dependent transferase produces the protein MLYPAISSHRRVAPEERARMGINEGTLRLSVGIEDADDIIADLDGALGAV